The nucleotide window AAACGCCGCAGGCCGAGCCACGCCCGGGTCAGGACGTACCGGAGGAGGCATCCTATACTGCAGAAACTCCGGCCCAGGCGCGAGATCCTACATTCGGCACAAATCCTCGCCCCGCACATCGCACAACGATACACCCCTTTCCTCTCGGGGTGCCGTTTGCAGACCTCAGGGGCCGAAAGCGTCACTTCTCGCACCTCGCCCGCAGAGCCGGTACGCGCAAGCAGCTCCTTCTTCCCGGACAAAGCCGAACACAGGGCCAACCGTTTCAAAGGTAGTGACACTCCGGACAAAAAGTCAAGCGCCCGCCCTGCGGAAGTACATTTCCCTGACCCCAATCGCCTCAGGAGCCCCATCGTACGCGGTCGGCCGGACAGGACCCGACGGATCCGAGAGGCCTGCGAGAGGCTCACCGTGCCCTGTAGCCATCATTAGCAGGATGATTGGGCGCACGCGGTTCCCATCCGAACCGGGGGGTTTCTCCGGCGAAGAATCCCGTTGAAATTGACCCATCCCTTGCCTAAATATAGCCGGATTCTGGACAAGGCAAGGAGGTGGGCGATGCGCAAAGCAGCCGTGTGTGTCTTTCTTGGGTGTATCCTTTTGGGTCCCCAGCTCCTGGCTCAGAAGCAAGGCCAGACGATTGAGCTGCTCACCCGAGACGCGAGCGGCAAGTACACCAAGGCAGGATGGAATCATTACGGCCCCGGTTACTGGCTTCTCGACCCGGAAACGGGCGTGTTGGAAGCCCACGGCGGGATGGGTCTTCTCTGGTACAGCGTGCGGAAGTTCAAGGATTTCGTTCTGGAGCTCGACTACAAAGTCGAATCCAGAAACGCCAATTCCGGGATCTTCCTCCGAGTCCCGGATGTACCCTCGAGCGACGATTATATCTATCACAGCTTCGAGGTGCAAATCTACGACCCCGGCACGGAGCACGGGGGGATTCACCAAACCGGCGCCATCTACGACGCGCACCCACCGACAGAGCTCGCCTCCAAACCACCGGGCGAGTGGAACCATTACAAGATCACCTGCGTGGGCAAGCACATCACGGTGGAATTGAACGGCAAGGTCGTGAACGACTGGGACATGGTCGCCCCCATCGGCAAGATCAAAGACTTCGCCCTTGAGGGCTACATTGGCCTGCAGAACCACGACTGGGACACACGGATCTGGTTCCGCAACGTTCGCGTGACGCCCCTGAACGAGTAATCAGCAAGCGCCGGCTCTGCATTGCGGGGACGTCTGAGGGCGCGCGCTCCCCTTTTCTGCCTTGGCGGAGGGGTTTGCGCGGGAAGAGGTTTTGCTTTTTCGACGACGGCCAAGACCCACACAGGAGGTACTCCGGATGCGGCGGGTGCTTCTTGCCATCGGTTTCCTCCTCGTCCTCCCGGGGGTGCTTCGGGCCGATGCCGTAAAGGTCACTTCCCCCAGTGGCCGGATCGAGGTAGAGATTGGGATCAACGCCCTTTCGGCCCCGTTTCCGCGGGACAATTACCTGACCTACACGCTCCGTTACGACGGCAAGGACCTCACTCGCCCTTCTCCTATCTGGCTCGAGCTAGCCGACGGCCCGCCGATCGGGCGTGAGGCCGAGATGGTCGACTGGTGGGTGCGTGAAATCGACGAAATGACTGAGCTTTACTACGGGAAGAACCGCTACCTTGTCGACCGGTGCCGAGAGCTGACGGTAATTTTGCGCGAGCCGGGAGCTCCGGGACGGTGGTACGAGCTCCAGGCGCGGGCTTACGACGACGCCGCAGCCCTGCGCTTGCGACTGCCCCGCCAGCCCGGCCTTGCCCGCGTCGTCGTCCGTCAGGAGCACACGTTTGTCCGACTCCATCCGGGAGTCGCGTACGCTTTGCAGCTCAAAGGATTTCGTACGAACTACGAGAACACCTATACCGTGGCGCCCACGGGTCAGCTTCCGCGCGAGGGGGTCATCGGCCTTCCCATTCTCATTGATCTTGAAACAGGGCCCTGGATTTCGATCACCGAGGCAAACCTCGATGACTACCCGGGCCTGTACCTTGTGCCGTTTCCCGATGAATCCGGGACGTTCGTAAGCCGTCTGGCACCCCTGCCCGACGATGAGCAACTGGCGGCGCGGATCGAGTTGCCTCACGATCTCCCCTGGCGAGTGTTCTGGATCACCGACCACCCGGGGAAGCTCATCGAGTCCGACGTCATCCTCGCGTTGAATGAGCCAAGTCGGATCGAGAACCCGTGCTGGATTGTTCCGGGAAAGGCCGCCTGGCCCTGGTGGAGCCGCCGGACCGTAGTCGGCCGCTCCTTCCAGGGCGGGATGAACACGGCGACCCAGAAGTACTATATCGACTTTGCCGCGGAGGCCGGCCTGGAGTATCTCTTGATCGACGCCGGCTGGTATGGGGACCACCGCGACCCCCGCGCCGATATCACCAAGACCGTGCCTGAAATCGACATGCCGGAGATCATCCGCTACGCCGAGCATCGTGGAGTCGGGGTGATCCTCTGGGTCAATTGGCAATGTCTGGATCGGCAGATGGAGGAAGCTCTCGCCCTTTACGAGAAATGGGGAGTCAAGGGGGTCAAGGTCGATTACATGGACCGCGACGATCAGGTCATGGTTAACTTCTACAAGCGGGTCGTTCGGTCAGCCGCTCGGCACCACCTGATTGTCGACTTTCACGGCGCGTTTAAGCCTACGGGGTTGTGTCGCACCTATCCCAATCTTCTCACACGGGAGGGTGTCTTGGGCCTCGAGTACAGCCGTTGGAGCGATCGTTGCTCGCCGGAACACGAGGTGACCATCCCCTACATCCGGATGCTCGCAGGCCCGATGGACTTCACACCTGGGGCATTCCACGTGGCCACGCGCGAAAGCTTCATCCCCCGTGCAACGCCGCCTATGGCCCAGGGCACACGAGCTCACCAGCTGGCAATGTACGTGGTCTACTACAGCCCGCTCCAGATGCTCGTCGATCATCCCTCATCCTATTGGGGTCAGACGGGCTTCGAATTCCTGAAGGCAGTGCCGACGGTGTGGGACGAAACGCGCTTCCTACAGGGGAAGGTGGGCGACTACATCGTATTGGCCCGTCGGCACAGGGATGAGTGGTACCTGGGTTGCATGACCGACTGGGAACCGCGGGATCTGGAAGTACCGCTGCGATTCCTCGGGCGGGGCCGCTACCTCGCCCAAATCTACGCCGATGGCGACGAGGCCGACAAGGTGCCAACAAGTGTGAAAGCCGAAGTGCGCGAAGTCACGGCCGCCGACACGCTCCACGTCCATTTGGCGCCGGGAGGGGGATGCGCCGTCAGGTTCGTACCGACATGGTCTCCTTGACGTATCGGCACGGGGCGAGAGATGGAAATCACGACAGGATTTCTGGAACACAAGCAGAAGGCAGCTCAGAACTGCTTCGGACCGCTCCTCGTTCTCATGCTCCTCACCGGAAGCCAAGGGATCCGCTGTTCTCGAGCCCAACAGGCGGACCCCCACTACATCCAGGAGATTCGCGCCTGGCATCAGAGGCGGATTGAGCGACTGACGCAGCCCGAGGGTTGGCTCTCGCTGGTCGGTCTGCACTGGCTGAATCCAGGGGAAAACCGCTTCGGCAGCGACCCGTCCAATGATCTTGTCTTCCCGGAGAAAGCGCCCAAACAGATGGGGTCCTTCTTCCTGGAAGGGAGGGAGATCCGGGTCGAAATCCGAGAGGGCATCGAGGTCCGGTGCGGCGACTCCCTGGTGAAGAGCATGAGGCTTCAGACCGATGAGCAGGGCCCTCCCAGCGTGCTTCGCTGGGGTACGCTTAGCTGGTACGTGATCCGGCGGGGAGACCGCTACGCCGTGCGGGTGAAGGACAGCGAGAGCCCAACGCGGCTCCAGTTCAAAGGGATCGAGATGTTCCCGATAGATCCGCGCTGGCGAATTAAGGCTCGCTTCGAACCGTACCCCTCTCCGAGAAGGATTCCCGTCCCCACTGTCGTGGGAACCATCGAAGAGATGATCAGCCCTGGCACCTTGGCTTTTGAGGTCAAGGGCAAGACGTACCGCCTCCAGGCTTTCCGGGAAGAGGGCGACACCGGCTTTTTCGTCGTCTTCGGGGACCGGACAAACGGAGCCGAGTCCTACGGCGCCGGCCGCTTCCTGGCTGTCGACGCCCCCGCGGAGGACAACACGACCTGGATCGATTTCAACAAAGCCTACAATCCTCCGTGCGCCTTCACCCCCTATGCCACCTGTCCGCTGCCGCCAGAGGAGAACGTGCTACCGATCCGCATCCCCGCGGGCGAGAAGAAATACGGGAGGGGACATCCGTAGACGGCCTTTTCGGCCAATCCTCCCCGGTCCCTTGTCGTGGCTGAGTCCAAAAACAAAGGCCCCGACAGCTCGAGCTGCCGGGGCCCAGGATTCAGCGCTGAGCGATCTCAGTACATGCTGCTCGGCGGCGTCGTAGCCTTCTCCTCCTCCGGCTTCTCGACCACGGTGGCTTCCGTCATCAGGAGCAGTCCGGCCACACTTGCGGCGTTCTCGAGGGCTACGCGCGCCACCTTAGCGGGGTCGATTACACCGGCCTGGTAGAGATCCTCGAAGGTCTCCGTCTCGGCGTTGAAGCCGAAGCCGTCCTTCCCTTCCTTCACTCTCTGGACGACCACGGAGCCTTCCCAACCGGCGTTTTCCGCGATCTGGCGCAGCGGCTCCTCCAGGGCGCGGCGGACGATGTCCACCCCGATCTTCATGTCGCCCTCGAGCTTCAGGTTATCGAGAGCCTTCATGGCGCGGATGAACACAACGCCGCCACCCGGCACGATGCCCTCCTCAACGGCAGCGCGGGTGGCGTGCAGGGCATCCTCTACCCTGGCCTTCTTCTCCTTCATCTCGACTTCCGTAGCAGCGCCCACTCGGATCACTGCCACTCCACCGGCCAGCTTAGCCAGACGCTCCTGGAGCTTCTCGCGATCGTAGTCGCTCGTGGTGGTCTCAATCTGCTTCTTGATCTGGGCGATACGCGCTTGGATATCCTCCGTCCGGCCGCCGCCCTCTACGATCGTGGTGTTGTCCTTGTCGATCACCACGCGCTTCGCGGAGCCAAGGTCGGACAGAGTGGCATTCTCCAGTTTGAAGCCGGCTTCCTCGGAGATCACCCGGCCGCCGGTTAGGATGGCAATGTCCTCCAGCATGGCCTTACGGCGATCGCCGAAGCCCGGCGCCTTCACGGCAGCCACGCGCAGGGTCCCACGCAGCTTATTGACGACCAGCGTTGCTAGGGCCTCGCCTTCCACATCCTCAGCGATAATCAGCAACGAGCGGCCCATCTGCGCCACCTTTTCGAGGATGGGCAGAAGGTCCTTCATCGCGCTGATCTTCTTGTCGTGGATGAGAACGAGAGGCTCCTCGAGGATGGCCTCCATGGTGTCAGGGTTGGTGATGAAGTAGGGGGATAGGTAACCGCGGTCGAACTGCATTCCCTCGACCACTTCCAGGGTGGTCTCGGTCCCCTTAGCCTCCTCGACGGTGATCACACCGTCCTTGCCAACTTTCTCCATGGCGTCGGCGATCAGCTCGCCAATCGCCTTGTCATTGTTGGCCGAGATGGCGCCTACCTGAGCGATCTCCGTCTTTCCGGGCAACGGCTTAGCGAGGCGCTTGATCTCCTCAACCACAGCTTTCACTGCCTCGTCGATGCCGCGCTTGATGTGCATCGGGTTGGCACCCGCTGTTACGTTTTTCAAGCCTTCCCGGAAGATCGCCTGCGCCAGCACGGTTGCTGTCGTGGTGCCGTCGCCAGCGACATCGCTGGTCTTGGAGGCCACCTCTTTCACCATCTGCGCACCCAGGTTCTGGAACGGATCTTCGAGCTCGATCTCCTTCGCAACCGTAACGCCGTCCTTCGTAACCGTGGGTGCACCGAACTTCTTGTCCAGAACCACATTCCGGCCCTTCGGGCCGAGGGTCACCTTTACGGCTTCTGCCAGAATATCTACGCCCTTCTTGAGATTAGCACGAGCCTCTGCGTCAAACTGTAGGAGCTTGGGCATATCGCAACACCCTCCTTTCGTTGTGGGTTCGGATCGGTCGCACGACCCTATCGTCGCTCAGATAATGGCGAGAATATCGGACTCACGCATGATGAGATACTGCTCACCGTCGATCTCGACTTCGGTTCCGGCGTACTTGCCGAACAGCACTTTATCGCCGACCTTTACCTCCATCGGCACCCGCTTGCCATTCTCGTCAATCTTGCCGGGTCCAACCGCAACGACCTCACCCTTCTGAGGCTTTTCCTTCGCGGTGTCGGGGATAATGATCCCACCCTGCTTTTTCTCCTCCTCCTCGATGGGCTTGACTACCACGCGATCTGCCAGCGGCTTAATGTTCATAGACTTACCTCCTTCGCTTGAGTCCCTATGCATTACGCTACCGTCGTTAGCACTCTCTTCTGGAGAGTGCTAATACCAGGCTCTAAATATAGGAATCCGCGAAAAATAGTCAAGCGGATTCTTGCCCCGACCACTATTCCGTCCAGGCGTGATAAGCTGACCAAATGTCCCGGTCCCCGACCCGGACGATCGGGCCCTATGGAGTTGCGCCGAACGAGCATTCCAGATCACACCGGTCAGGTAGCATCGCCCATCCCGTGCGTCCGCGCCTGATTTTCTCCTTGACATTGACTACGGTCACAGATATATTGCGAACGCTTGATTCGGACCAGCGACGAACAGGCACAGTGGGCACGTTGCGTCGGCGTGTGGGAGGGAGAGCTGAGGTGCTAGCCGGGGGGGAAAGCTGCTGCGGGAACGACCTCCCGCCCCCCATGGGTCCACCTGTCTCGCTCCTCCACATCATCCCGAAGGAACTGCACTCAAACCCGCCCGTGCGAAGAATTGAATTGATCGGTCCAGTGAGGAGTCAGAGATGGAAAACGGGATGAAGGAGTTTGTGGAGTACGTCGTCAAGCACCTGGTGGACCATCCGGATCAGGTCCGCGTCTCGGAGGTCTTCGGCGAGACGACCACCGTGTACGAACTGCGCGTCGCGCAGCGCGACATGGGCAAGGTCATCGGCAAAAACGGCAGAACGGCGCAGGCGATCCGCGTGCTCCTCAATGCAATCGCCCGCAAGTCCGGCAAGCACGCGACGCTGGAAATCCTCGAATGATGCACAGGAGGGACCAGCCCTCTGGGTCCTATCGATGGTAGGGGTGGCCAATCAGGAGGGTAAAGGCGCGATAGAGTTGTTCGGCCAAGACGAGAAGGGCAATTTCGTGCTGAAGGGTCATGGCCGAGAGGCGAAGGCGTAGATGAGCCTGGCCTAGAAGGGGGATGGATACGCCGTCTGCTCCCCCCACAACGAACACCGTTCTGCGCCGCGTTCCCAGTTGTCCCTGCAGCCAAGAAGTAAACCGCACGCTGTCAAACTCCTCACCTCGCTCATCGAGGATTACCAGATAGTCCTCCGGGGTGATGTGCCGCTTCAATCTCTCCGCCTCTTCCTGCAAACGCAACTCCTTTAGGCCTTGAGCCGACGGGCGCACCCAGCGCCATTCCGCCCTCCAGTTCCCCAGCCGACTTAGATACCGAAGGACCAGTTCCTCAAGGCATTTCTCCTTCGGCCTTCCTACGGTCAGGACAAGAATCTGCACGGTCTCCTCTGGCGCGCCGCCAAGGGACTATCTTCACCCTTCGACTGGCCTAATGCGTCCAGGCCACTGTCTGCGCGGGCGCGGTTCGCGCCCGCCTCCTGACGGGCTTCGTCGGCTACCGGCGACATGCCGTTTTCCTGCTCGGGGTCCCGAGCACGTCCTCTTCCCTGCGTCCAAGCGCTGGGCTTGCCGGCGCCCTGGCTCGTCCGTGAGCTTGCCTTAGTCGTCCTGCGAGGAGACGCGGTCTATTCTTACCCACTCCACCCGCTTGCGGCTCGTGCTAAGAACCCGGAAAGACCAGGGGCCGGCGCGGAAGACCTCCCCCACCCGTGGGATCCTTCCGGCCAACTCATTGAGCAGTCCGGACACCGTAGCGTAGTCGCCGCGCGGAAGCTCCATCCCGAACGCTTCGCTCAGGTAGCCAATTTCTGCCCTGCCGCTAACCAGGAACGAGTTCTCCTCCAACTTCCTCACAAGGCGCTCTTCCTCGTCGAACTCATCGCGAATCTCGCCGAACAGCTGCTCGACCAGATCTTCGATTGTGAGGAGGCCCTCGGTACCCCCGTACTCGTCCACCACCACAGCCAGGTTCACGCGCTCTCGCTGCATCCGGCGCAAGACCCGCGCCGCCAGAGCGTTTTCCGGCACCGCAAGCACCGGACGAATGGCCGACCTCCACTGTTCAGGATTGTGGAACAACTCGAGCACGTGGATGAAGCCTTTGACGTCGTCGAGGTCTTTGCCGATGACAAGGAGACGAGAATACCCGGATTCCTCAAACTTTCGCCGCACGGCATGAACCGAGTCGCTCAGGCGCACCGCCTCAATCTCTGTGCGTGGGATCATCAAGTCCCGGACCCGCTGGTGGCCCAAGCGGAAGAGGCGAGAGATCAGGACCCGTTCCCTCCGATCGAGGACTCCCTCCCGTCCCTCGGGGGCAAATAGCTGTTCCAGATCCTTTCGCGTGATCAGCGCCTCCGCTTCGCGCGGAGACAGGCCGACCAGCTTGATGGCCACTCGGCTTACTCCACGGAGCAAGAGGACGACAGGGGATAGGACGTACTCAAAAAAAGTAACCAGACCGGCTACCGGGATCGCTATCCGATCTGCAGAGGCCCGGCCCAGCGACTTCGGTAAAACCTCGCCGAGCAGCAGAATTCCCGCTGTGGAAACGACGGCGATCACCGTCTCTCGGAGGTAAGGGTCCAGTTTGAGGGCCAGTAGGGAAGACCACGCTACGGTGGCGATCGTATTCCCTACCACGCACGTCGCCAGAAAGCGGTCCGGGGCATTGCGAAAAGCGACGACGCGCTTTGCCCCCTTTACCCGTAGGCGCTGGAGTGCTTCAAACTTGAGACGGTTGAGCGAGACTAAGACCGTCTCGCCTCCAGAGAAGAAAGCGGAGAGAGCCAGGGCAAGTAGGATGAGGAGGGTCTCTGTCATTCCCGGATACGAATGCGGCCCGCCGTCACGTCTACCAGCTTGTTCAGCAGCTTGTCCCGGCTTTCCGCGGGCACCGTCACAAGCAGCGAAACCCGCTCGGCGAACTGCGAACGAACGATCGTTCCCCCCTGTTCGCGCACGACCTGCTGCACCAGGTCGTAATACGCGTAGGGGACCTGGACCGAAACCTCCACCTGGGGAGACTTCTCTATTGGCCCCGCGTCCTCAAGGGCAGCCGAAGCCGCCGCGGAGTAAGCGCGGACCAATCCCCCCGCCCCAAGCTTGATTCCCCCGAAGTATCGGGTGACCACCACCGCCACATCGGTCAAGCCTTTCCCCTCGATGGCCTGGAGGATGGGCCGACCGGCGGTGCCTGCAGGCTCGCCGTCGTCATCGAAACGATACACCGCCTGCGCACCGTATCCCACACGGTAGGCCGAGCAGTTGTGCGTGGCATCGCAGTAGTGCACTTTGACGCCGTGGATCGTCTCCTCCGCTTCCTCGACCGACGAGACGGGGAAAGCCTGCGCGATAAAGCGAGACCCCTTAATCGCGAGTTCGGCTTTCCCCAGGCGGGCGACCGTGCGAAAACGCACCGTTTCTGCCATCGAGCTCACACTCCGCGCCGGGCCTGCGTGAGGAAAAGGTAACGCACAATGCGGCTTCGGTCCGATTCCCGAATCATCACAAACTCGAGGCCGCATCGGAAACCAATCCCCTCGCCACTCTCATATCTCTCGACTCGCACCACCCGGCCGGTAGCGACGACGGGCGACCCACCGTCTGGGAGGAACAGCGTGAGTTCGACGAGATCGTCCTTTTGGTAGGGCTCGTCGAGCCGAAGGAGCACGCCGCTACCGCTGAGGTCGAGGGCCTCTGCCTCGCGCTCGACTTCGATCTTGCGTTTGCCCTCGGGTCGCACAAAACGCCTGGTGCTGACCGGGAAGCGCACCGGCAGCCGGAAATGCGAGCGTCGCTGGATCCGGGTGATGGCGCCGTCGTCGCGCCGCAACGTGAGAATATCTCTGCTCTCGTCCGCAGCCACGACCACGGTCGCAAACTGGTAGAGGGCATCAGGTCGGACAAAGGTCACGTAAACCGCTTTTCCGGGAGCGAAGTCGAGCTTCTTCTCGCTGAGGCTCGTCAGGGCCACCGTCAACGTCTCCTTGCCCAGAGACAGGAGGACCGTCTCATTGGCGAAATCGACCACATCGCGATTCTCATGGACCACCACATTCTGTCCGGGTTCAAGGCAAGGCTCCAAAACCTTCCTCCTGCCGGCTTGTACAGAGATGGCTTCGTCCGCTACCCGTTCGCCCCTGCCAGCCGCCTCAAAGATACCCTCGCAGGACCACAAAAGCAACACGCTTAGACCGGGGGCGGACGTATTACCGGAGCCCCAAGCCGGTATCGGCAAGAATTGGCAAGCTGGAGGACGTGTGGGCAGTCACCTCGCCGGCGAAGAAGCCGTTGATCTGTTCCGCCCAGCGAAAGAAGCGGTGAGGGTGCAATTACAGGCAGAGGTCACAGCGGAGGATAAGCGCGCAAGACCGAAGGCGGAGCACCCTTTTCCTGTGCATCGATGCTCCGCCGATCGGTTCGCCTTGCTCATCGAAGGGGATTCAGGAACCCGCCATTTTGTTGCGGTGCGAGGCGTCCTACACGCGGCTGCGGCTTGCGCTCTCTTTGATCAGGTGGCGAGCGATGACGTTGCGCTGGATCTGGTTCGTCCCCTCGTAGATCTGGGTGATCTTGGCATCGCGCATGTACTTCTCAATCGGATATTCGCGCATATAACCGTAGCCGCCGAAGATCTGCACGGCGTCGGTGGTGACGCGCATGGCCACGTCGCTGGCGAAGAGCTTGGCCATGGCCGACACCTTGCCATAATCTTTGCCCCCGCGATCGATGTAACGGGCCACGGCGTAGATGAGGGCACGAGCGGCTTCGATTTCGGTAGCCATGTCGGCCAGCATGAACTGAATGCCCTGGAACGAGGAGATGCTCTGGCCGAACTGCTTGCGCTGCCGCGCGTAGTCCACCGCCAAGTCAAGTGCGCCCTGGGCGATGCCGAGCGCCTGAGCGGCTACGCCAGGGCGAGATTGATCGAGGGTTTGAAGGGCGATGACGAACCCCATACCCTCGCGTCCCAGCAGGTTTTCCTTCGGGATGCGGCAGTTTTCGAAGTGGATCTCGGCCGTGGCAGAGGCCCGGATTCCCATCTTGTCCTCTTTCTTGCCGATAACCAGTCCTGGCGTGTCCGCTTCCACGATGAAGGCCGAGGCCCCGCGGCTCCCTTTGGAGGGGTCGGTGAGGGCGATCACCGTGTAGACACCAGCCACCCCGCCGTTGGTGATGAAGTGCTTTGTGCCGTTCAGGACGTAGTAGTCCCCGTCACGCGTGGCGGTGGTGCGGAGAGCCCCCGCGTCTGAGCCCGCTTCCGGCTCGGTGAGGCAGAAAGCCGCCAGTATCTCCCCTTCGGCGATCTTCGGCAGGTACTTTCGCTTCTGCTCGGGCGAGCCGGCCAGAAGGATGGGCATCGCCCCCAGTGCCGTGCCCGCGACCGCCAAGGCGATACCGGCACAAGCGCGCGATAGCTCTTCGGTC belongs to candidate division KSB1 bacterium and includes:
- the groES gene encoding co-chaperone GroES; the protein is MNIKPLADRVVVKPIEEEEKKQGGIIIPDTAKEKPQKGEVVAVGPGKIDENGKRVPMEVKVGDKVLFGKYAGTEVEIDGEQYLIMRESDILAII
- a CDS encoding acyl-CoA dehydrogenase; amino-acid sequence: MDYFLTDAEKELQQLARKIAEEKVRPVAAHYDRTGDFPWDMVQVFREAGLFAVAIPEEYGGLGMGIMGLVLVTEELSRACAGIALAVAGTALGAMPILLAGSPEQKRKYLPKIAEGEILAAFCLTEPEAGSDAGALRTTATRDGDYYVLNGTKHFITNGGVAGVYTVIALTDPSKGSRGASAFIVEADTPGLVIGKKEDKMGIRASATAEIHFENCRIPKENLLGREGMGFVIALQTLDQSRPGVAAQALGIAQGALDLAVDYARQRKQFGQSISSFQGIQFMLADMATEIEAARALIYAVARYIDRGGKDYGKVSAMAKLFASDVAMRVTTDAVQIFGGYGYMREYPIEKYMRDAKITQIYEGTNQIQRNVIARHLIKESASRSRV
- a CDS encoding DUF1080 domain-containing protein, with protein sequence MRKAAVCVFLGCILLGPQLLAQKQGQTIELLTRDASGKYTKAGWNHYGPGYWLLDPETGVLEAHGGMGLLWYSVRKFKDFVLELDYKVESRNANSGIFLRVPDVPSSDDYIYHSFEVQIYDPGTEHGGIHQTGAIYDAHPPTELASKPPGEWNHYKITCVGKHITVELNGKVVNDWDMVAPIGKIKDFALEGYIGLQNHDWDTRIWFRNVRVTPLNE
- a CDS encoding YigZ family protein, which translates into the protein MAETVRFRTVARLGKAELAIKGSRFIAQAFPVSSVEEAEETIHGVKVHYCDATHNCSAYRVGYGAQAVYRFDDDGEPAGTAGRPILQAIEGKGLTDVAVVVTRYFGGIKLGAGGLVRAYSAAASAALEDAGPIEKSPQVEVSVQVPYAYYDLVQQVVREQGGTIVRSQFAERVSLLVTVPAESRDKLLNKLVDVTAGRIRIRE
- a CDS encoding hemolysin family protein, producing the protein MTETLLILLALALSAFFSGGETVLVSLNRLKFEALQRLRVKGAKRVVAFRNAPDRFLATCVVGNTIATVAWSSLLALKLDPYLRETVIAVVSTAGILLLGEVLPKSLGRASADRIAIPVAGLVTFFEYVLSPVVLLLRGVSRVAIKLVGLSPREAEALITRKDLEQLFAPEGREGVLDRRERVLISRLFRLGHQRVRDLMIPRTEIEAVRLSDSVHAVRRKFEESGYSRLLVIGKDLDDVKGFIHVLELFHNPEQWRSAIRPVLAVPENALAARVLRRMQRERVNLAVVVDEYGGTEGLLTIEDLVEQLFGEIRDEFDEEERLVRKLEENSFLVSGRAEIGYLSEAFGMELPRGDYATVSGLLNELAGRIPRVGEVFRAGPWSFRVLSTSRKRVEWVRIDRVSSQDD
- a CDS encoding DUF1684 domain-containing protein gives rise to the protein MEITTGFLEHKQKAAQNCFGPLLVLMLLTGSQGIRCSRAQQADPHYIQEIRAWHQRRIERLTQPEGWLSLVGLHWLNPGENRFGSDPSNDLVFPEKAPKQMGSFFLEGREIRVEIREGIEVRCGDSLVKSMRLQTDEQGPPSVLRWGTLSWYVIRRGDRYAVRVKDSESPTRLQFKGIEMFPIDPRWRIKARFEPYPSPRRIPVPTVVGTIEEMISPGTLAFEVKGKTYRLQAFREEGDTGFFVVFGDRTNGAESYGAGRFLAVDAPAEDNTTWIDFNKAYNPPCAFTPYATCPLPPEENVLPIRIPAGEKKYGRGHP
- the groL gene encoding chaperonin GroEL (60 kDa chaperone family; promotes refolding of misfolded polypeptides especially under stressful conditions; forms two stacked rings of heptamers to form a barrel-shaped 14mer; ends can be capped by GroES; misfolded proteins enter the barrel where they are refolded when GroES binds); this encodes MPKLLQFDAEARANLKKGVDILAEAVKVTLGPKGRNVVLDKKFGAPTVTKDGVTVAKEIELEDPFQNLGAQMVKEVASKTSDVAGDGTTTATVLAQAIFREGLKNVTAGANPMHIKRGIDEAVKAVVEEIKRLAKPLPGKTEIAQVGAISANNDKAIGELIADAMEKVGKDGVITVEEAKGTETTLEVVEGMQFDRGYLSPYFITNPDTMEAILEEPLVLIHDKKISAMKDLLPILEKVAQMGRSLLIIAEDVEGEALATLVVNKLRGTLRVAAVKAPGFGDRRKAMLEDIAILTGGRVISEEAGFKLENATLSDLGSAKRVVIDKDNTTIVEGGGRTEDIQARIAQIKKQIETTTSDYDREKLQERLAKLAGGVAVIRVGAATEVEMKEKKARVEDALHATRAAVEEGIVPGGGVVFIRAMKALDNLKLEGDMKIGVDIVRRALEEPLRQIAENAGWEGSVVVQRVKEGKDGFGFNAETETFEDLYQAGVIDPAKVARVALENAASVAGLLLMTEATVVEKPEEEKATTPPSSMY
- a CDS encoding glycoside hydrolase family 97 protein yields the protein MRRVLLAIGFLLVLPGVLRADAVKVTSPSGRIEVEIGINALSAPFPRDNYLTYTLRYDGKDLTRPSPIWLELADGPPIGREAEMVDWWVREIDEMTELYYGKNRYLVDRCRELTVILREPGAPGRWYELQARAYDDAAALRLRLPRQPGLARVVVRQEHTFVRLHPGVAYALQLKGFRTNYENTYTVAPTGQLPREGVIGLPILIDLETGPWISITEANLDDYPGLYLVPFPDESGTFVSRLAPLPDDEQLAARIELPHDLPWRVFWITDHPGKLIESDVILALNEPSRIENPCWIVPGKAAWPWWSRRTVVGRSFQGGMNTATQKYYIDFAAEAGLEYLLIDAGWYGDHRDPRADITKTVPEIDMPEIIRYAEHRGVGVILWVNWQCLDRQMEEALALYEKWGVKGVKVDYMDRDDQVMVNFYKRVVRSAARHHLIVDFHGAFKPTGLCRTYPNLLTREGVLGLEYSRWSDRCSPEHEVTIPYIRMLAGPMDFTPGAFHVATRESFIPRATPPMAQGTRAHQLAMYVVYYSPLQMLVDHPSSYWGQTGFEFLKAVPTVWDETRFLQGKVGDYIVLARRHRDEWYLGCMTDWEPRDLEVPLRFLGRGRYLAQIYADGDEADKVPTSVKAEVREVTAADTLHVHLAPGGGCAVRFVPTWSP
- a CDS encoding KH domain-containing protein, whose amino-acid sequence is MKEFVEYVVKHLVDHPDQVRVSEVFGETTTVYELRVAQRDMGKVIGKNGRTAQAIRVLLNAIARKSGKHATLEILE
- a CDS encoding PilZ domain-containing protein; protein product: MEPCLEPGQNVVVHENRDVVDFANETVLLSLGKETLTVALTSLSEKKLDFAPGKAVYVTFVRPDALYQFATVVVAADESRDILTLRRDDGAITRIQRRSHFRLPVRFPVSTRRFVRPEGKRKIEVEREAEALDLSGSGVLLRLDEPYQKDDLVELTLFLPDGGSPVVATGRVVRVERYESGEGIGFRCGLEFVMIRESDRSRIVRYLFLTQARRGV
- a CDS encoding 23S rRNA (pseudouridine(1915)-N(3))-methyltransferase RlmH; this translates as MQILVLTVGRPKEKCLEELVLRYLSRLGNWRAEWRWVRPSAQGLKELRLQEEAERLKRHITPEDYLVILDERGEEFDSVRFTSWLQGQLGTRRRTVFVVGGADGVSIPLLGQAHLRLRLSAMTLQHEIALLVLAEQLYRAFTLLIGHPYHR